The DNA window cccaggaaaattttcaaaaaaattgaaaaaatattttgtgcctgaaaatattttttgaaaaaaattgaaaaaggattttgatgcagaatgacggagaatcgacccacaaataatttaaggtattccccacgaggatcggataagaattgacggagatatagacatcggaaggggcCATGTAGGAAAAACACGATTCTGGCAGGGGTATCcccattatttattatttaatttcttcCGAAATTATTAGAACCCAGCAATCTTGGAAGAGAAGTAAAATCAAGTAGGCCCTTTCCCTCGTCCTGTCAATAGTCCCGAGACGAACAGACTGTAGACTCATTCTAAAATGTACTCTCGTCGCAGTAAGATCTAAAAACTTTCAAAATCCTACTTTCGATTCTACTACCGaccttaataaaaaaaactaattctaaaatatcggGAATCGTAGAACACTccaaaaagaataataattttttcaataaaagtcTGATATCAGAGAAACTCTCTTACTTTCATATCTTGCGAGGATGGGATCGGATGAGGAGATGCCGATGCTGAACGAAGAGGAACTAAGGATGGCTCGGCTGGTGCTCAGGAGTGAGGACTTTTTGGTTTCGTGGCTGAACAAGGAGCTGGAGGCCGACTGCCGTTTCATGGAGGGGTTCTCCACGGGAGCTGTTTTCTGCCAGATATTGGACAAAATCAAGCCGGGACTGATCGATTTGAGGAACGTGGACTTTGTCTGCAATCGAATGTCATCCTTTGAAGGCAATTTCCGCATCCTGAAACAGGGACTGCTGGAGCTGGGAATCAGGAAGAAGACTGTGGAGAAGGTTATGCCGATGGAGAAGCTCCTTCATGGTCACCATTACACGCTGGGTATTCTGGCCAAATGGATGCGTCGCCTATTTCGCCTTCATGCTGAAGATTATCTTGAGAGCAAGGTGGACTATAATCCTCGGAAGCGTCGTGGATTCCAGGCTATTAGGATTGCAGCGCCGTTGATGTGCGATGCTGCCTGCCAGGCGGAACTGGGTCCCGATATGGTGCGTATCCGTCTGGTCCGCTGGGATCTGAATCTCATCGACGAGGACCAAACCTTGGTATCGGATGGAGGTGATGGCGATGTCATTGACCGGCGCCCACGTCCCGATCACTTCCTGCAACTCTCGAATGCCTCCTATGATGCGTTCAACAAAGCCGTGCGAGCCTATGTCCTGGAGAACCTGGGCATTGGACAGCCCAAGGTCGATAAGGTCAACGCTTCCACAAACACTGACTCTTAAGAGAACCACCTCTTGAAAAGGTAAACCCACCAAAAAGTCATTTATTTCCATTACTAACCAGCATTCATCCCTTCCAGCATTAAACTCATCTTTTAAAATTCCAAGTAGGATATCCTTTCGGCCCATCAGGATCCTTGGGATTCCTTCTAATTTTACCTTTTAGATCAAGTCTACTACTGAGCCTGTTCCTCTATAATTTGTCCAGTCGATGATGATAAATTCTTGTGTGAAATCTTTAAAGGGATCTGATATCCCTAGTTCCTTTAGGCCTTAAATCCTTAAATTATCCTTAAATTCATTAGAAGAACAGGACGTATTCCCATGAAATGAGGACCTTGCGACGGCCAGCTTTAAGGCTTAGCTTTACTTGTGACGAAAATTGTGTAACCTTTTAATCCAATATAAAAGTTATATagtattgaaattaaaaattattgtttaatttaGAAGACTTCTTAGCCttgtcaaaaattaatattagtGACGAAAATTATGtgtactatttttataaaatatttaagaaccCAGTAAGAACAGGTTCtacttttaattgcattttaataaCTTGGAAATGGTCTTAAAAAAGTAAATAGGGCTAGTGACGAAAGCAACGCAATGTTAGTAACgaaaattgtataatttttcaatggtatacatatatctaaGTCAACTTAGTTTAATATAAGGATAATGGTAGACATCCTCCTTAAAAAAAACGACTAATATTGGTAACGAAAATTATGTAtacattgtttttgtaaaatatttaagaagcCAATGAAAAAAGcgaaaatttattatatttaagcataacaatttaatttaaaaattttaaaatagttttcatAAAACTAGTAAGCTTTAGTGACGAAAGTACTCAACAAAAAAGCAATATTAgtgaagaaaataaaacaaaaaatagaaagattCTTTAAAATTAGATTAAAATATGATTAAAAGCCAATAAAAGCAAAGGTTTCTTTGATTTCCAaaccaattttaataattttttttaaataaaataacatttatttaaaatactttattttttcatatttaaattGATAAATATTAGTAAACTAAACCGTTTGCGATTTTTTAGAGCAGCAAATTGTATGCCGTGGAGTTTCTAGATGAAAAGTTTCCCCACAAACTTTGACGTTTGTTTATCCTTTTTGATGAGTTGGCAACTCTTGGCttttatgtttctttttttttttaaaaaagctgAAAGCTTAATGCAATTAATAactcattaaataaatacaaatcaaAGTGGACGCCAACGGCAAAGCTGAATGGGGCAAGGAGACTTGAATGGTAGGCAAAAAGGATTCGCCAGCGTTTGTGTTCAAAGGATATGCCAGCGTAAAATGTACCAATTAAAAATCCAATTCAGATCTCAATGGTTTGCGCAAATGAACCGCATAAAAATAGCGAATAAAAGGATATCTCTATCTGCCACAAATGGTGGCAATGAAATGTAAGAGGGTTTGTGGTTGTGTATGTGGTTGTAAGAGGAGCAAAAAGCTGCAATTTTATTCATTAAATTACATTCACATTTCATAGACAATTTCATGGCTTTCGCCATTTTTATTTCCACCTTCCGCCCACTCTCTCCAGGCACCCACCCACCCGCCCCCCTCTCTGTTTCCAGCTTGTTCCGTTTGTTTCCGGTGGATCCCTTCAAGTATCTTTTTAATTAGCGTTCTGTGCTGCTCTGAACCACTCGAAAATACCGTTACCGCTACCCACCACTATATCCTTCTCGCCCCATCGCCATATCCGCCGCTCCCCAACACTGGTCTCGTTTGCACAACTAACCCCCTCTCGTTCGCTCTCTCGTTAACTCACTCACCGCAGATTCAATTTGTGGCTAAACATTTCTCCTCCTTTTTGTGTAGCGAGCTAAATGTGCATGAAAATGTAACTGTAACTACAGTGGAGCGTCATCTTAGGGATGGGAGATGGTCTCCATATTtcgttttttaaaaagtaactttttcttttatttaattcaagatttttattaaaagaacatggaaaatacaatttattttgaaattttttaacttttttaaatcttgaaaattaatttaagctTTGTTTTAGTATTAAGCCAAAACTTAagctttttttgttactttataaatattttttattaaaaagagttgaaatacataataaatttataaatttttgatatctcaaaaattaaaagaagctttattttagtattaagccaaaatttaagttttttcctttactttattaagaattttttataaaaaggagttgaaatacataataaatttataaatttgatGTCTATTTAAATCCTAAAATCTTCagtaaaaattcaaaa is part of the Drosophila bipectinata strain 14024-0381.07 chromosome XL, DbipHiC1v2, whole genome shotgun sequence genome and encodes:
- the LOC138926592 gene encoding microtubule-associated protein RP/EB family member 1-like gives rise to the protein MGSDEEMPMLNEEELRMARLVLRSEDFLVSWLNKELEADCRFMEGFSTGAVFCQILDKIKPGLIDLRNVDFVCNRMSSFEGNFRILKQGLLELGIRKKTVEKVMPMEKLLHGHHYTLGILAKWMRRLFRLHAEDYLESKVDYNPRKRRGFQAIRIAAPLMCDAACQAELGPDMVRIRLVRWDLNLIDEDQTLVSDGGDGDVIDRRPRPDHFLQLSNASYDAFNKAVRAYVLENLGIGQPKVDKVNASTNTDS